AACTTAGATGTTGTGGTTAGCCTGATCAAAATCCAACGGGTTGTAATAAAGGGGAGTATATATCCCAAAGGGTTATAAATAAATGAATGAAGCACTAGCTGTGTGACTGCACAAGAACACTGGAtaacaaaagtgtcaaactaATGGATGTAGCACATGGGGACCGTCAAGCTGTGCACGAGATACAAATCCGAGAAGAGAACTAATCCGAGACGGGAGCTCAGCTCTGTCCCATTCCATGTCAAGGCAGAGTGCTCTGCATCAGCATCTGCACCACCATTTTCCCTTCCACTCCTGATGAGTGCAGTGCAGGATGCTAGGTATAATCCGGTCATGCTTTCCTCGAGGAGCCATTTTAGTAACATGCACAATGCAAAGTGCcatatattttgaaatttttaaTTTCAAAGTAGGCTTATATCCCGCTTATGGTTCTAGTTAAATATACCTACTTGGGAGCATCTCAATAAAATAGCGTTTGAACTTTGAATGTCAAGCACAGTATATAAGGTATAGTGTAAAGGTCCCATTTTACTAATATTTACAAGATCAAGTGCTACATATTTGGAAATACATAATTTAAATGTAAGTTATTTATTGTCCCTCTATCCCTCTTAGAACAGCTTCCAAGTGTTAAATAAATTCACTTTGGTTTTTTCTTTCCTTAGTTTATTACTTAATGAACTTTAAATATTCTAAAACTCTATTTAATACGGAAGCAAATAATTAACAGAACTGGATTACTAGCGTGAATCATACTCATATGGCAACTTTTATCTGAAAAAATGTTGGAATGATTGGATGGATTAGTTGCTAGGAATGTTCAGTGTGCGCATGCATGGTGCAAGCTTGGACTGCATGTGACGAAGAGAAACTAAACTGGAAAAATAATCATAATCAAGTGTGCGTACAGATAATGTCACATAGAGTCATGGAGAAGGAAGGTCCGATTTTGATAATCATAATCATAGAGTCATGGAGAAACTAAACTGGAAAAATAATGAAGGACCGaaggggcgaccagagggggggtgaatgggagcctataaaaattctcaacgaaaaCAAGACCTATGTCCCAAACGCAACCACAAAGCACACGGTGCGTTCAATCGTCAAGATGgcgcaagtcaactcgtgactagctcaccctaggaacgataagagacGCACAAATTACAGCGAAAATATAGCATGAATCGATTCTATCAAATTTGCACGGATAAGACAAAACAAGAACACTATTAATCACTTACTTAAGTGGGTATGGAAGGATTAGCAATTGATAAACTAAGAATGATTAACGCAAGAGACAGAATTAATTAATTAACCACTAGACATTGTTAGCAAAAGACAAACGTGATTAAAGTGCTAAACAACTTTACTGGTAGTTGCATGAATTAAATAAGACAAGATAAAATAAAAAGACTCACAATGCTTGGCGCATGTCTGTAGGCCTGGTGCATGCGTTGGCCTGGTTTCCTTCGTGCATGGGCCTGCAGGTCTGCTTTGCTCGAATGCCCAGATCTGCTAGCTGGCCTGCTTCGCGTCCTGGGCTGCTACCTGGCGAAGCTGGGCCTAGTGCACTGCTGCACCTGTCTACCTACTGGGCCGCCTTGCTGGGCCTGCTGTAGCTGGCCCGCGTGCACGTGCTGCTCTGGCTCGCTAGCTGCCTCGCTTCCCTGTTCCTGCGCACGAACAGACAGAGGGAAAACAAGAACACTACTCAATCTTCAAACTAAAAATACTCCCTCAAAATTCAATGAATCGAGACAAAACTTGAGCTATAGATGCGCAACCACAAGTGCGAATAGATCCATGAAAAAGATctcaaaaagctcaagtatcCATCACGGATTTTAgagaaaaccgaaaccctaactcaagaacgcgatttgggaaaaactcaaaatcaagccggattcgtgagggatttgaaaGGGGATCATATCACGAATGCTCTCGAAGGTCCtagcaacatttcccttcaaccaatctcacgagattcgggctcaaacatgatgaacgaaaaatccccaaaaatagttccgaaaatagggaaaaagaaaaacgctcgggaatTAAAGATCtagcacgatttgagacaacaaataaagctaaatcacgagaacatcttctatacaagatgaggactagcctcctcccttcatccacccactaaagatgaagaaatcaagagaaaagagtaatcactccctaatccccctctctcctctcactttaagcacatgactagcctctaagcaaatagataataagttgctaagcaaagaggtacTGAAATAACCAggcccccatccctatttatagtccaggacgaaagactatactacccctacagctacaactaagataactacccacgcaggggcattttggtccaagtttttatccgtgcatcggacggacacgccgccttcacgactttgcttcgcctcgacgcaagcttcgcgatgacgccacgtgccctccttctcgaagctccagccgcaccgggctcgcccccggttttgaggcccaaaccgggaaacctgcctgcgcggtggttttgaggcccaaaccacccaaaccgtccattgacgcgtgtccggcctccgccaagcctcccgcttgactcgaccgacgccgtctccaacTTGTCATGCCCTCTCGCCATTCCGTGCGCCATGTGGATCGCCGTGACATCGCccagactcctcgggtccatcggtccaagcctactcgcgttcatccttcaccgcccttggtccatcggcatgaacctttcacttgaccttcaccgcacgccatcgaccgccacgtcgcatcctacacctgcaaatcagaagccaagagcaacatcaaaccaacacaacgttgtcaatcactcatcatccaagggtgaccaccattggtcctcaatctcccccttgatgagtgcattgacaacaccccacaaattcatagtattgaaatagaaaaataagaaactcaaaatagaaaaatctcagtcccctaagataagggcaacggctctacacaactgagacaaaatcatgtgatccctcaagaagaggcagaaaacgggctcaacaccaatcacatgaaaatccaaaaccggctcctcaagaagaggtaaacagCTCAACGCGACCGGTACAAGGGCATAAGAGCATAACAAGAGTATAACAACTCATAAATACTCCCCCTGAACATACgcactccccctgaaatcatgcatacatgcaaagtCTCCCCCTTGATAGATGAAAGAGTTTGTGTAgatttctctcccccttgttgacaatgcaaccaTCAAGAAAAGCATGAAAGCACAAAGTGCATGCCATGAAAATGCAGAACctaacaagcttctcaaatatatcacaatgcactctcaaaggctactaGGGAGATAAAGCTTGATAGATCATAAGAAACAATAGCATCGCCAACAAGATGATATCAAGTTACAACAGTGGAGGTGAAGCaagtatcaagttttagcaatgtataaaaagatcaccacatgagcattctcctagttaagaatcacccaagcaagaatagactagtccatcaagagctcatacTAGGAAAAAAAaccattctcaacaagagatcattgcaaacacccacatatgcatcacaagtcatgtttaaagcttgttgaaaccaagtgtctacttcttttggtagacatcttgtaacaactaagcaagtaataatatcacattaagcacaaaaacttggtgaatttatgaagttttcagcatatttcttttcagtattcacacaaagcaaaatacatgaagtgcctttgtggcacaaagaagccatgcttccccaaggggtgcatcatgggctaaacatttgcaatgatacctagatctttgacccaattgaaaagaacatgaattccaaacATAAGCTAGATATGGAACCAGTATTCAACCAAGGGCAAACCATaaccaagcatctactcatgggtgataagcaagttaatagagtagaatttagcattgaatttcaaaaacagttatctcaacaagtatacaatatcatcaagagtataactgcacattgcatcaaaatcaccaaccacAACACTacctcacaagtagcataagggagtacacaagatatataggagaagctcatctagtgcaacatgatacaaaatgcaatatgatacaaaatgTATGgaaactaagctaaaatgatacagatgaacaacatgccatacccaAATGTGAACTAAGGTAAAGCATGACATGATGTTCATATGTATCATCCACCACAATATATCATAAAAatagcatgataagatatacatgaagaactcaaagctATCATAAAAAAGTGGCTATCCTACCATGTTTTGTACAAAAATGATAcaagtataatacaagagaagctccaaaaacccaactcagaaaggaaagcaaacacccaactccccccgcaaacaagcaaaagtggcttgatccaggggtttggtgaaaatatccgcgagttggttttgggtagcaacatagccaaggtcaatatcccctttctcaacatgatctctcagaaaatgatatctcacatcaatgtgtttagtttttgagtggagaacggggttcttggctacactaatggcactcgtgctgtcacaaagaagaggtacacgagtaaaatccaaaccaaagtctctcaaagtggaaatcatccaaagcagctcagaacaacagctagcagcagcaacatactcagcttcggtggtagactgagcaacactagattgtttgcgagaagaccaagagaccaaagacgaaccgagaaactggcaagtacccgaggtagacttgcgatccaagcgacacccagcaaagtccgcatcggagtatccccggagcgtgagtgtcgaggaggcagaataccacaaaccgaaCTCAGGGGTAAAGCGGAGatacctcatgatcctcttcactgcttgacggtgagatgtcctcggtgaagcctgaaaacgagcgcacagacacacggcgaagtgtatgtccggcctcgtcgccgtcaggtacaagagggagccgatcatgcttctgtactccttctggtccaccGGTTCGCCATCTTCATCCGCATCTAGTGCCGTCGTCGTACCCATTGGTGTGGAGAGTGgcttagcatcagccatgtcaaacttcctcaacacgtccttcgtgtacttcccttggtgcacgaaagttccttccttgctttgcttgatctgtagcccgaggaagaaggtcaactcacccatcatcgacatctcgaactccctgctcatgtcatctgcaaacttggcaaccaaagcatgagaaaaaccaccaaagataatatcatccacgtatatctgaataatcaataagtcattgccttgcctgaggagaaagagtgttttatcaactgatcccatttcaaacccattcccaagcaaaaaggatttcaatctagcataccacgctcggggtgcttgttttaggccatagagagctttctggagtttgaaaacacgatcaggatatttaggactctcaaaaccagggggttgtttcacatacacttcctcctctatgaaaccatttaggaaggcacttttcacatccatttggaagagcttaaaacctttagccatagagaaggctagaaggattctaattgcttccaaacgggcaacaggagcaaaggtttcctcataatctatcccctctttttggctaaaaccttgggcaaccaacctcgctttgtttctcacaatcaacccatcctcaccttgtttgtttttgaaaacccattttgttcctataggatggcaatttggaggtggttcaactaaaacccaaaccctgtttcgctcaaagttctccaactcctcatgcatggcattaacccaatttgaatcagataaagcatgtccaatatctcggggttcgaaagaggcaacaaatgcagaatgtgcaaagtgtgaaatctgcctcgagctgtgcctagtggtgcattcatgtaagttaccgatcatctgttgtggaggatgacgacgctgaatgtgccgtggagcctctcgctctgaaatcgcctccccctcaatagcagctggatcactctgatcttcttcttcttcatcctgtaGTAGTACTGGCTGATGGCttgaagtagtggaagtagaggtagggccatcaactcttGTAGTTGAAGTAGAAGGTACAGGTGCAACAGCTGGAGCTCggtcaatctcatcatcctcttcctcaccaccatctacacgctcttcctcttcctcaaatatgctttgccccatttcatgttcacctgcaacttcaaagacaggagttgtgcaaggcatagtttcatcgaatgtaatctcacaagtttccacgatccggttagtttcaaggttaagcacacgataagcacgactatgagaagcataaccaagaaaaatcccatccgtagaacgagactcaaatttatccaaatttccttgcttgagaatgaaacacttgcagccaaacactctcagatgactcactttgggggaacgtcgatgcatcagctcataagaagttttcttcaggaaagctcgcaaaaagattcgattggacacatagcaagcagtgttgacggcttcggcccaatattttctaggagtcctatgctcatcaagcatcgtcctagccatttcacaaagggtccgattcttctgttcaacaacaccattctgaggagggacataaggcgatgaaaactggtgttcaagaccaagatcattgcaaaaggctttaaaacAAGCGTTTttgaattctgtgccattgtcactaCGGATAGCACTCATGGCATCTTTTGATCGCTCAtttctcaacctcaagatcaaatctcgaacaaaaggaaatgcctcatccttagattccatgaagaaaacccatgaatacctcgaaaaatcatcaacgatcacaagcacataccacttcccacc
This genomic window from Setaria viridis chromosome 8, Setaria_viridis_v4.0, whole genome shotgun sequence contains:
- the LOC117833038 gene encoding retrovirus-related Pol polyprotein from transposon TNT 1-94 isoform X2; translated protein: MATSERSSSTAAPYFDGSDYRYWKTRMRAHLNSRGAGVWEITQDVTYVIPATRVTLDERDKYHANSKAVDILFASLSRAEFDRVEDLSLAHEIWSRLQSFHEGNSQVKARLFETYRREYENFVHLPGESADALFQRFLAIVNKMKANITVLPYTDHDRALKLLHALDHEVWGTKVDAIIESPNYETLSIDELFAKLKSTEVDKRLRAKQGGPTDPNSMTLMSGSGQPKSLSNSSSMSFALSSLVSVSEEQLEVLDDDELALITRRFMRFNDNRKNRRRNNYNCFDCGKPGHFAADCPDKNKTKSKYDYNKHKNKDGTKKKKKYTDHEKKEYRKKAKARAFIASLSDVDSDTDDHTDSSSSEEDDDRKAKKKDGKNFNGLCFYSDKNRDGYCVMALNSKKDDKESDSDIETEVGGLENTWLIDFGCSRHMTGDHRWFSSLTPVMTKEYITFGDNSKGKVLSEGVIKVSENFMLKRVALVDSLGFNLLSVSQLLDDGFEVRFKQGTSRILDSRGDLVCMIVPEGQVFRVDFSKSFGLSRCLVAGSSSELWKWHRRLGHLSFDLLSRLSTLDLIRGLPKLKFEKDLVCAPCRHGKMVAASHPPVNQVMTEHPGELLHMDTVGPARVCSVGGKWYVLVIVDDFSRYSWVFFMESKDEAFPFVRDLILRLRNERSKDAMSAIRSDNGTEFKNACFKAFCNDLGLEHQFSSPYVPPQNGVVEQKNRTLCEMARTMLDEHRTPRKYWAEAVNTACYVSNRIFLRAFLKKTSYELMHRRSPKVSHLRVFGCKCFILKQGNLDKFESRSTDGIFLGYASHSRAYRVLNLETNRIVETCEITFDETMPCTTPVFEVAGEHEMGQSIFEEEEERVDGGEEEDDEIDRAPAVAPVPSTSTTRVDGPTSTSTTSSHQPVLLQDEEEEDQSDPAAIEGEAISEREAPRHIQRRHPPQQMIGNLHECTTRHSSRQISHFAHSAFVASFEPRDIGHALSDSNWVNAMHEELENFERNRVWVLVEPPPNCHPIGTKWVFKNKQGEDGLIVRNKARLVAQGFSQKEGIDYEETFAPVARLEAIRILLAFSMAKGFKLFQMDVKSAFLNGFIEEEVYVKQPPGFESPKYPDRVFKLQKALYGLKQAPRAWYARLKSFLLGNGFEMGSVDKTLFLLRQGNDLLIIQIYVDDIIFGGFSHALVAKFADDMSREFEMSMMGELTFFLGLQIKQSKEGTFVHQGKYTKDVLRKFDMADAKPLSTPMGTTTALDADEDGEPVDQKEYRSMIGSLLYLTATRPDIHFAVCLCARFQASPRTSHRQAVKRIMRNREARQLASQSSTCTRASYSRPSKAAQ
- the LOC117833038 gene encoding retrovirus-related Pol polyprotein from transposon TNT 1-94 isoform X1, coding for MATSERSSSTAAPYFDGSDYRYWKTRMRAHLNSRGAGVWEITQDVTYVIPATRVTLDERDKYHANSKAVDILFASLSRAEFDRVEDLSLAHEIWSRLQSFHEGNSQVKARLFETYRREYENFVHLPGESADALFQRFLAIVNKMKANITVLPYTDHDRALKLLHALDHEVWGTKVDAIIESPNYETLSIDELFAKLKSTEVDKRLRAKQGGPTDPNSMTLMSGSGQPKSLSNSSSMSFALSSLVSVSEEQLEVLDDDELALITRRFMRFNDNRKNRRRNNYNCFDCGKPGHFAADCPDKNKTKSKYDYNKHKNKDGTKKKKKYTDHEKKEYRKKAKARAFIASLSDVDSDTDDHTDSSSSEEDDDRKAKKKDGKNFNGLCFYSDKNRDGYCVMALNSKKDDKESDSDIETEVGGLENTWLIDFGCSRHMTGDHRWFSSLTPVMTKEYITFGDNSKGKVLSEGVIKVSENFMLKRVALVDSLGFNLLSVSQLLDDGFEVRFKQGTSRILDSRGDLVCMIVPEGQVFRVDFSKSFGLSRCLVAGSSSELWKWHRRLGHLSFDLLSRLSTLDLIRGLPKLKFEKDLVCAPCRHGKMVAASHPPVNQVMTEHPGELLHMDTVGPARVCSVGGKWYVLVIVDDFSRYSWVFFMESKDEAFPFVRDLILRLRNERSKDAMSAIRSDNGTEFKNACFKAFCNDLGLEHQFSSPYVPPQNGVVEQKNRTLCEMARTMLDEHRTPRKYWAEAVNTACYVSNRIFLRAFLKKTSYELMHRRSPKVSHLRVFGCKCFILKQGNLDKFESRSTDGIFLGYASHSRAYRVLNLETNRIVETCEITFDETMPCTTPVFEVAGEHEMGQSIFEEEEERVDGGEEEDDEIDRAPAVAPVPSTSTTRVDGPTSTSTTSSHQPVLLQDEEEEDQSDPAAIEGEAISEREAPRHIQRRHPPQQMIGNLHECTTRHSSRQISHFAHSAFVASFEPRDIGHALSDSNWVNAMHEELENFERNRVWVLVEPPPNCHPIGTKWVFKNKQGEDGLIVRNKARLVAQGFSQKEGIDYEETFAPVARLEAIRILLAFSMAKGFKLFQMDVKSAFLNGFIEEEVYVKQPPGFESPKYPDRVFKLQKALYGLKQAPRAWYARLKSFLLGNGFEMGSVDKTLFLLRQGNDLLIIQIYVDDIIFGGFSHALVAKFADDMSREFEMSMMGELTFFLGLQIKQSKEGTFVHQGKYTKDVLRKFDMADAKPLSTPMGTTTALDADEDGEPVDQKEYRSMIGSLLYLTATRPDIHFAVCLCARFQASPRTSHRQAVKRIMRYLRFTPEFGLWYSASSTLTLRGYSDADFAGCRLDRKSTSGTCQFLGSSLVSWSSRKQSSVAQSTTEAEYVAAASCCSELLWMISTLRDFGLDFTRVPLLCDSTSAISVAKNPVLHSKTKHIDVRYHFLRDHVEKGDIDLGYVATQNQLADIFTKPLDQATFACLRGELGVCFPF
- the LOC117833038 gene encoding retrovirus-related Pol polyprotein from transposon RE1 isoform X3, which translates into the protein MRFNDNRKNRRRNNYNCFDCGKPGHFAADCPDKNKTKSKYDYNKHKNKDGTKKKKKYTDHEKKEYRKKAKARAFIASLSDVDSDTDDHTDSSSSEEDDDRKAKKKDGKNFNGLCFYSDKNRDGYCVMALNSKKDDKESDSDIETEVGGLENTWLIDFGCSRHMTGDHRWFSSLTPVMTKEYITFGDNSKGKVLSEGVIKVSENFMLKRVALVDSLGFNLLSVSQLLDDGFEVRFKQGTSRILDSRGDLVCMIVPEGQVFRVDFSKSFGLSRCLVAGSSSELWKWHRRLGHLSFDLLSRLSTLDLIRGLPKLKFEKDLVCAPCRHGKMVAASHPPVNQVMTEHPGELLHMDTVGPARVCSVGGKWYVLVIVDDFSRYSWVFFMESKDEAFPFVRDLILRLRNERSKDAMSAIRSDNGTEFKNACFKAFCNDLGLEHQFSSPYVPPQNGVVEQKNRTLCEMARTMLDEHRTPRKYWAEAVNTACYVSNRIFLRAFLKKTSYELMHRRSPKVSHLRVFGCKCFILKQGNLDKFESRSTDGIFLGYASHSRAYRVLNLETNRIVETCEITFDETMPCTTPVFEVAGEHEMGQSIFEEEEERVDGGEEEDDEIDRAPAVAPVPSTSTTRVDGPTSTSTTSSHQPVLLQDEEEEDQSDPAAIEGEAISEREAPRHIQRRHPPQQMIGNLHECTTRHSSRQISHFAHSAFVASFEPRDIGHALSDSNWVNAMHEELENFERNRVWVLVEPPPNCHPIGTKWVFKNKQGEDGLIVRNKARLVAQGFSQKEGIDYEETFAPVARLEAIRILLAFSMAKGFKLFQMDVKSAFLNGFIEEEVYVKQPPGFESPKYPDRVFKLQKALYGLKQAPRAWYARLKSFLLGNGFEMGSVDKTLFLLRQGNDLLIIQIYVDDIIFGGFSHALVAKFADDMSREFEMSMMGELTFFLGLQIKQSKEGTFVHQGKYTKDVLRKFDMADAKPLSTPMGTTTALDADEDGEPVDQKEYRSMIGSLLYLTATRPDIHFAVCLCARFQASPRTSHRQAVKRIMRYLRFTPEFGLWYSASSTLTLRGYSDADFAGCRLDRKSTSGTCQFLGSSLVSWSSRKQSSVAQSTTEAEYVAAASCCSELLWMISTLRDFGLDFTRVPLLCDSTSAISVAKNPVLHSKTKHIDVRYHFLRDHVEKGDIDLGYVATQNQLADIFTKPLDQATFACLRGELGVCFPF